ATAGCCTGAATACGTGTCATTGAAATGTTCATACTAAATCACTCCCTGTTATTTGCATAAAAATATCACCCAGTGTAGGTTCGTTTGTATAAATACGAGAAACTTCGTTAGATTGCATCCATTCATACAATTTTGATGCATCTTCTGAGCCATTTTGAATAACGGCAACCTCACCATTTTTTAATTCGACTGTGATGGATTCATCGCCAAATTTCTTTTTCAATTCTTTTGGTGAGCCCATTGCCCGAATTTTTCCTTTGTGTAAGAAGGCTACACGATCACAAAGTATTTCTGCTTCACTCATATCATGAGTTGTTAAAAAGATGGTAGTTCCCATTTCATTTAATTTACGTAAACCATTATAAATATGCTGTGTATTAACAGGGTCGAGTGCGGAAGTTGGTTCATCTAAAAATAATAAATCGGGTTTATGCATGATTGCTCGTGCAAGTGTTACTCGTTGAATCATGCCCTTAGAAAGCTGACTAACCTTCTTTTTACGCTCAGTATATAAGTTAACAAAATCCAAAGCCTCTTTTACGGCTGTTTTAGATAATTGGTATAAATCACTATATAGAAGTAAGTTTTCCTCGATTGATAATCTAGTATACAAACCGCTATTATCTGTTAAAATGCCAAATCGTTTACGATTTTGGCTTTTTTTCATTTCATTTGCTGGACGACCAAATAATAATACATCCCCATCTGTTTTGTCTGTTTGTGCAGTTAGTATTTTAATAGTGGTTGTTTTTCCAGAGCCACTCGGTCCTAAGAATCCGAATATTTCCCCTTTTTGAATTTTAAAGGAAACATCCTGTAAAGCTGTTTCCTTTTGAAAGATCTTTTTTAAATGTTGAACTTCAATCACTGTGTTCATGTGTTAACCTCCTGTGTGTTGTTGATATCTAAACTATAAACAACAATCAAAAACACAACAGTAAATTAAAGGTGAAAGGCAGAAAAATGATCTTTAGTGGAGAGATACTTCATCTGACAGGAGTCGTTTATTTCCTGGGAAATCTTCTAAATTCCGAGTATTTCCTTTAAATCTGCTAGTTTATTTTTCGACAAAGGTACTACTGTTTTTTCAGTGCTGTGAAGGGAAAGACTGTAGCTATTACGCGTCCATGTAATGATTTCACGCACCTTTTGTAAATTGACAATATATGAACGATGACTTCTGAAGAAGCCGAATGGTGTCAATTTTTGCTCAAGCTCATTTAAGGATAATGTACATGGATAGGCTTCACCTGCAACATATACAGAAACAGACCCTTCAACACTTTCTATGTAATCAATTTCTGGAGGATTAAATAAAATGATCTTATCATTCTTTTTTGTTGGAATTTTATCAAGTCGAATTGGTGTATTTTCAATTGAAGGAACAATCGTTTCAGATTCATCATCTTTTACATCTAATGCATGTAATCCATTTGTATCTAATCTATATATTTCTGTACTCGAAGTAATTAAATTTTCCATGTTATTTGATAGCAAAATAATTTTTTTCTGCTGTTTTTGAAGAACTTCCAATAATTGCTGAACATTTTGCTTAGAAAATTCATCAAGATTTTGAAATGGCTCTTCTAACACTTGTATTCGTGCTGGATGGAGATATGTATGAATAAGCTTTAAACGCTGCTTTTCTCCATTTGAAAGCTTGTCAATTCTTTTGTTTTTTTGCTCCACTAAAGCA
This genomic stretch from Lysinibacillus pakistanensis harbors:
- a CDS encoding ABC transporter ATP-binding protein is translated as MNTVIEVQHLKKIFQKETALQDVSFKIQKGEIFGFLGPSGSGKTTTIKILTAQTDKTDGDVLLFGRPANEMKKSQNRKRFGILTDNSGLYTRLSIEENLLLYSDLYQLSKTAVKEALDFVNLYTERKKKVSQLSKGMIQRVTLARAIMHKPDLLFLDEPTSALDPVNTQHIYNGLRKLNEMGTTIFLTTHDMSEAEILCDRVAFLHKGKIRAMGSPKELKKKFGDESITVELKNGEVAVIQNGSEDASKLYEWMQSNEVSRIYTNEPTLGDIFMQITGSDLV
- a CDS encoding LytTR family transcriptional regulator DNA-binding domain-containing protein — encoded protein: MKQNEEIMIDPYIEGGNVIYPSFQLSLQSDSIIGIYTDVSKIHTLMNWFMKHNEAFTHFRECALYERLTVQEYIRFCIKLFNAPSEKTEDLLGLFALVEQKNKRIDKLSNGEKQRLKLIHTYLHPARIQVLEEPFQNLDEFSKQNVQQLLEVLQKQQKKIILLSNNMENLITSSTEIYRLDTNGLHALDVKDDESETIVPSIENTPIRLDKIPTKKNDKIILFNPPEIDYIESVEGSVSVYVAGEAYPCTLSLNELEQKLTPFGFFRSHRSYIVNLQKVREIITWTRNSYSLSLHSTEKTVVPLSKNKLADLKEILGI